CCGCCATATATTGTCGCTGAAGTTCAAAGTGAAGCTGCATTTGCTGATTATAATTCTGAATGTTATGCGATTGTTGTTGTGGCGTAAACTCCGCGTGGTTGGGAAACTCAGGTCTTTGCATATTAGGCTGACCCTTGTATTGTTGAAAACTTGGGTGGTTGATAGGAGACCCCAACCCCCCTTCCGATGATTCAGTCTTCAAGTATGGCATCCGTGAATCTTGATGGCGAATTGTTTGATTCTGCAATGACGATTGACCCTGGTTGGAATTATTCTGATTAGGAAAAATGTAATTCGAAGTGTGCAATTTTTGATCCATATGATTAATTGTTTCgtatatattctttaacTAACTGTTAAACATGCAATAGCCCTATTTAATGACTCAATTTATAATGACACCGATGATTATTATGcaaaaacttgaaaaatcCCTCTAGTGCTCAGGTATGGATACCTCTATCTATACCGCTAAGGGAAATGCAAAAAATACCTAGAATTTGAAAACGAAAtaaaaaaaacaaaatttcGAATGATGAACCTAAATATATTGACAATCACTTTGGAATGTGCCACCTCTTTTTTCTATAGCTCAAAATACCAGGGAATTAGTAATGTTGAATACTAATAGTGGATCTTAACATTAGAAGAGGAGAAAAAATTTATGAGAACTGgatcaaaaaaatttgtGAGAAGTGTACGTGCGACGGCACTACCTTAGCCACCCTGGAATGTTCATCTTGATAGACGATATGTTTCTCTAGTCACTATTGGGTATTTACATCGTCTGTTTACAAATGCTAACCGTTAATTGTGTTTGCATACCTCTCTTGTaagattttcttgaaaaatagGTTAGCAATAGTAAATCGAGAGCAACATACGCTACAAGTTAAGCTGGCATCATTTCTTATACATTTAGAAGATGCAAAAAACTCCAGGAAACGACCCAATGATTTATACATCTATCGTATTCTACGTAAGAGTATGTGGGCAGTAGCACCGGACGTTATTTATGGGTGCGGAGCATGGTGGTCGCAAGGGCCTAATTAGCCATCGCAAAGCACTAAACCCAGTGAGTTAGTATCCTTGTGGGTTATGTCATCCCTACAATGGATACTAGGAGTCCGTTAGAATGTTGCATTTTGCTTGTATTGTTGGACTGATTCCGTCCCATCTGgattttatcattattcacGTCATGTGATTTTGAAGTGCGGCTTgtgatttttttttttttagaaTGAAGCTCATCTGAAGAATTTAGTACCTCTTAGGGTAAAATATTTTACCATCAGTatacaaataaatagaGATGGCAGTATTAAACTCGAACCCAGAGATTCTCTTGCGTAAgagaaagaataatgatagaAAGAGGTTAGAGAAGCAAGAACAAGCTAGACAAAGACAGCTtgaacaaaagaagaaaaatgatcAACGTTCTAAAAAATTCGTTAGAGCTGAAACGTTAGTTTCTAACTACaaatcaaatgaattggaaaacAAAAGAATCAAGCATATAACCAAGTTTGAAAAACAGCTGCAAGCGGATAAAATAAGCCAAGCTAAGGAAGATGATGAGTCtgccaaattattattcattattagaattcCAGATCATACAAAGGGATTAAAGGTTCCATCGAAAGCTCGTAAGGTCTTACACTTATTACGTTTAAATAGACCAAACACTGGGGTATTTGTGAAATTAACTCCTGCTACTGTTcctttattaaaattgatttcacCATACATTGTTGCTGGAAAACCATCTTTGAATTCTATCCgtaaattatttcaaaagagAGCATGTATTTCTGTtatagatgaagaaacgAAAGAACCACGTATCACTAAGTTGGACAATAATGGTGTTGTTGAAGATAAGTTTGGTGATGACTTAGGATGTATTTgtattgaagatttgataCACGAACTTGCCACTTTAGGCGAACATTTTAAAACCGTCAGTAACTGGATTTTGCCTTTTAAATTGAATGCTCCTGTTAGTGGTTGGGGTCCTCAAGCTAAATTAGCCAAATTACAATATTCAAATGAacatcaaagaaaaattagttTGGCTGGTGATGCTAAACTAAATGAGATCgatattgatcaatttattgatgaacaaaattaattgCATATCTTCTATACtttctttatatatatatatatatatatgcatATGCGTATATGTGTGTATATTCTATCTTATATATCTTTTAACTAGTGTAATTCAACATAGCTAATTTTCgtaacaattttttttttttcattctcttAGTGTTCCAGCTCCCCATTACGTCTGTATTAGTTTCCTCGATTGGGCTTACTGCTCTTAGCGACCTCTCCCCTGGTACACCGCCCTACATTAACCTCCCTGGTGGTATAAGTAAGTTACATTTATTGGTCGTGTGggattcaattttgaatgattGATTTTCATCCTTTTGAAAGTTTTAGATTCCcaggaagaagaagtcgCATTTTTAAGTGGGAGATTTATAGATTTTGTAATGTTTTCAGTGTAACTATAATACTAAATCTCTGTTAAATGGGACAAAATTTTCTCTCATTTAACTATATTTCtactatataatttaataccTGAACAAGAATCTTGAGATTTTTCCCACTTAAGAAATCGAAAATAACGCGTACAAAAAAGCACTGATGAAGCCAAATCAAATATCTGAATAGTATCAACAAGACAGTCTACAATGGCATCGAAATCTTCATATTCTACATATCAGGAAATAAAGTCACCCACTGATCATACCTACaaacttcttcaacttACACCTGATCTTTTAGACTATATCAAGTCTAATGAGCATGGTGAATTACTTTTAAAGTCACCGCCAATTCTGAAAAATCACATAGTCTTAGTAACGGATAATAAAACATGGAAAATGAGACAAATGAATCATTCTAATAGTGTCCTTTTGTTAAATaatatgaagataaataaattgaataaaaccTTAGAACATATTATACCAGTTGAGGAACCTACTAATCAACTATTGGGGATTGCAAATCTCGCATACGAATATGAACTTTCTAAAATTCCAGGCTATATAGAAATAGGCAATTTACCTACCTATGATGgtaattttgaagttgCGAATGAAATTGACTCCAGTCGTAACGTTGAAGCTTTAATGAACGACTCTCCAATCTCCAGGGAAGAGTTCTACAAGGAATGGTATACCTTGTGTGGGTGTGAGATTGAAGGAAAAGCAGTTATACTATCCAAAGAATTCATAACCGACGGCTTGCAATTATTAATTCCCATATTAATTACTAAGGATATAGATTATAAAAGTGATGCCTTTAACATAAACATATCTGATATTTCCAAAGAGATGCGCCAGCAAAACAGGCTATACACTCAAGAGGTAACTATTACAATTCTTCACAAGTTCTGCATTAAACATCATGAATCTAGTATGTTCAAGCTAAATAATCTTGCAGTGGCTAAATGGTTTGGAATTCAAACACTATTTAGTACGAATGCCAACCTTATTTCCCCTAAGGATTTCTTATTAAAATGGAAGTCATCTTTTCCTCCATTCTACAATGTCCCAATAGATCTATCCCAAATGAGAGGTTATTATTGCCGTCCACTCAATGAACAGATTCAATTCTTAAACCCGTCAACTTTAACACCTGGTGATATGAGTATCAGGGTTAAAGAGCTATTTCAAATAGTAAAAGAATGGGAGTATGAAGAGTTTCTTCCATTTATCGAGGAGTTTATTCCAAAAGGTAAAAAGCCCGAGTCAATTGTACTAAAATATGCTAAAAAGAAGAGAGTTGGCAAGAATAGATTTATGATTTGTCCCAGATAAAGTCTATGTTCCTGTATATAATACATGATTCATGAATCAACGAAATGTAGTAAACATAAATTTTCCATTCTTCGGCTTTCACTGTCAGCATCCAAAAAAGCATACGATGGATAACCTGACATTTCTAATATCGCTAATCGTATGTAAACCGCAAGATATGGCtaaattcattcaataCTAACTTTTGTTTAGAGCGGAGGATGCGCTGGTACTTCGACTGATTTAGCATTTTTTCCTATCGATACTTTGAAGACAAGATTGCAAGCAAAAGGAGGATTCTTTGCTAACGGTGGATGGAATGGCATATATAAAGGGCTAGGATCGTGTGTGGTGGCATCTGCGCCTTCGGCATCTTTATTCTTCGTTACTTACGACTATATGAAAACCCAAACTAAAGACAAGACATCACTGCCTGCTGTGGGACATATGATATCTGCATCTTGTGGTGAAATTGCCGCATGTCTTGTGAGGGTACCTGCGGAAGTCATCAAGCAGAGAACTCAAGCAGGTATACATGGAGTTGGAGCCAAAGCATCTTCGTGGTCCAACTTCTTATATTTACTTCAAAACAGATCCGGAGAAGGTTTGATTAGAGGCTTATATAGAGGATGGAATACAACTATATTAAGAGAAATCCCCTTTACGATTATCCAATTTCCCTTGTATGAATggttaaagaaaaaatggGCCGAATATGAAAACGATAAACTATCTTTATTGAAAGGTGCAACGTGTGGTTCTATTGCAGGTGGTATAGCTGCAGCTGTGACCACCCCTTTGGATGTTATCAAGACTAGAATTATGTTAAACAAGGAAAGAGTGAGTCCTATACCGTTGGTTAGAACTATGATCACGGAAGAAGGTTATAAGGTGTTTTTAAACGGCATTGGTCCCAGAACTTGTTGGATAAGTGCAGGAGGTGCTATATTCTTAGGGTGCTACGAGCTAGTGCATACAACTTTAACCTCCTACTATTCGAATAAACGTAAACTACAGCAGTGATCTTAATGATTGTCTTATATAATAAGTTACACAAAAATAGAATTATAGAAAATAGATTTATTTTATCTCCATCATCGGTTCTAAAGACTCATCCTCCTCCTTATTACAAATAGATTTAAGTATCAACCTTACTTTATTTTGATTACAGGTATAATATTTAGAACATGTTATCCAAACAATTAAGAGGTTTATCTATTCTTAGGAATAATCGGGCTAGATGTTCGCTTATTAATGGTGTTCGTCAAATTTCTAGTGGAAATTCGCCATTATCAGCGACCACTTCCGATCCAAGCGGAGTCCATACAGCGACTATTGTTGAGCCACCTGTTGTAGCTCCGCCATCTGGGTCGACGATTACTTTAAAGAGTGCTACTAGAGATGACTCTAAATTTGGTACTAGGCCAATCTACTTAGATGTTCAGGCCACTACCCCCACCGATCCAAGAGTTCTTGATAGAATGTTAGAATTTTATACTGGATTGTATGGTAACCCACACTCTTCTACTCATTCATATGGGTGGGAAACGGATAAGGAAGTCGAAAAGGCACGTAAGTATGTTGCGGATGTTATTAATGCTGATCCAAAAGAGATTATATTCACTTCGGGTGCTACGGAATCTAATAACATGGCAGTTAAGGGTGTTCCTCGTTTCTATAAGAATACCAAGAAGCATATTATTACTACCCAGACCGAACACAAGTGTGTTTTAGATTCTGCCAGGCATATGCAAGATGAAGGGTTTGAGGTCACATACTTGCCGGTTAATGAAGAGGGTTTAATTAGCTTAGACGACTTGCGTAAAAGTATTCGTAAAGATACTTCGTTGGTATCGATTATGGCCGTTAACAATGAAATTGGTGTGGTGCAACCTTTGAAGGAAATTGGTAAGATCTGTAGagagaataaaattttcttccaCACTGATGCAGCACAAGCTTACGgtaaaattgatattgatgttaACGAGAtgaatattgatttgatGTCTATATCTTCACACAAGATTTACGGTCCAAAAGGTATTGGGGCTTGTTATGTAAGAAGACGTCCAAGAGTTAGATTAGACCCAATTGTGACTGGTGGTGGACAAGAAAGAGGTTTAAGATCTGGTACTTTGGCACCGCCATTAGTTGCTGGCTTCGGTGAAGCTTCTAGACTtatgaaagaagaaatggaCGTATGTATTTTTGTTTGATTTCCCAGCCTTAGGCTTTAAATTATGAgataaatatgatgattttggaGCCCTAGCATATGAGAAATATCTCTTCTCTATGCCTTGATGAAATTCTAATTTATGCAAGGATCTGAATTTTGTTCCATTTATTGTCATGGCTGCACTTAGTGTATTTTCATTAGCATTTACTAACCGTTATTTTATAGTATGACCAAGCATATATTCATAGACTCTCTGAGAAATTGAAGGCAGGCTTATTAGCAATTCCATCTACTCAGTTTAATGGATGCTTATCCAACCCAGATTATCAATACCCGGGTTGTGTTAATGTCTCATTTGCCTACATTGAGGGTGAATCTTTATTAATGGCCTTGAAGGATATTGCTTTATCTTCAGGTTCAGCCTGTACTTCTGCATCATTGGAACCATCTTATGTCTTACATGCATTGGGTGCAGATGATGCCTTAGCACATTCTTCTATTAGATTTGGTATTGGTAGATTCACAACAGAAGCTGAGGTCGACTATGTTATCAAGGCTATTACTGAGAGAGTAGAATTTTTAAGAAAAATGTCTCCATTGTGGGAAATGGTTCAAGAAGGGATTGATTTAAATTCCATTGAATGGAGTGGTCATTGAGTTATCCACTCATCTGTTTATAGGTCATATTCATATGTAAATTGTTTATTTAAAGCGAGCACCGGTATCGGCGACGAATGCGCGGTATCGgtaatatttttcaaataatatatgGAATATAAATCGACTCACTGTGTTCAAcacttcttctttttccaAGTTTACAGAAGAAAACTAACAAATAACAATGTCCCAACctgaattaaaaaaatcaaaagtTGATATAAGCAAAACCATCACAGTTTTACCAGGTGATCATGTCGGTGAAGAAGTTTGTAACGAGGCCATCAAAGTCTTACAAGCTATTGAGGATGCTACCCCATACAGAAACATTAAGTTCAATTTGCAAAAACATTTGATAGGTGGTGCCGCAATTGACGCTACTGGTACTCCATTACCAGATGAATCTTTGGAGGCTGCAAAAAATTCTGATGCTGTCTTATTAGGTGCTGTCGGTGGCCCAAAATGGGGTACCGGTTCCGTTAGACCTGAGCAAggtttattaaaaattagAAAGGAATTGAACTTATATGCTAACTTGAGACCATGTAACTTTGCGTCCGATAGCTTATTAGAATTGTCTCCATTAAAGTCTGAGATTGTGAAGGGTACTGATTTTACTGTTGTTCGTGAATTAGTTGGTGGTATCTATTTTGGAGAAAGACAAGAACAAGCAGAATCAGAAGACAAGCAGACTGCATGGGATACTGAAAAGTATTCTACTGAAGAAGTAACTAGAATTACTAGAATGGCAGCATTTATGGCGTTACAACATAATCCACCATTACCAATCTGGTCTTTAGATAAGGCTAATGTTTTGGCGTCTTCAAGATTATGGAGAACAACTGTTGATAAAGTTATGTCTGAAGAATTTCCACAATTAACAATTCAACATCAATTAATTGACTCGGCGGCTATGATTTTGGTTCAATCTCCAACTAAGTTAAATGGTATTATTATCACTTCTAATATGTTTGGTGATATTATTTCTGATGAAGCATCTGTTATCCCTGGGTCATTGGGGCTCTTACCTTCTGCTTCTTTGGCTTCGTTGCCAGATACTAATTCCGCTTTTGGTTTGTATGAACCATGTCATGGTTCAGCTCCAGATTTGACGGAAAACAAAGTTAATCCTGTCGCTACCATATTATCCGTAGCAATGATGTTAAGGTTATCTTTGGATTGTGTACCAGAAGCTGAAGCTTTGGAAAAGGCAGTCGGTCAAGTCTTAGATTCCGGAATAAGAACAGGAGATTTACGTGGTTCAAGCTCCACTAAAGAAGTCGGTGATGCGATCGCGGAAGCAGTCAAGAAGGTATTGAATCAATCAGTCTagttatatttttaaaatatatttagtTATATAGTATAAATTATACATGGGTTTTCTCAAGTTTAATCTGAAAAGTTTAAATGACCATTTAAGATCTCCGATAAGTAAGTCATTGATTCATATGTGGTACTAAAAGAATCGCTTCTAATCGAAGAACTTTGCATATTTTTATGTATCTGAGATGATGGTAATACCTTATCATCACAATCGATAGGAGTTGCTGGAAGGAgcttttcttcaaaattctcATTAATTATTGTTGCATCACTAGAACTCGAATTCATAATCATTGGTGAGTGAGATTTTTTATTCTCCTGACGTTCGATTGGCAAACTACTTGCAAAATCatcagaagaaaaaaattcatcgtCTGAGCTTGTAAGAACAGAGAATCTATGATCATTTTGAAAGCCAAATTTTTTGTTAGAATTAATCAGATgcaaattttcatttaagTTTGGAATATAGTCACTTCTGAAATTAGAATCAATCTGTTTACCAAAgacttcaataatttcagaTGATGCCAAAGATTGTGTTGACATCTCtctattttcatttttcaaagacGTTGGGTTATCACCAAATTGTGCTACCAGTTGATTTTGGGGCGTGTAAAAGGCATCGAAATCTTTAGATTCATAGACATCTCGCATTTCGTCTTCTGTTATATTATCTGAATCGttcaattcaattatatccTCAGTATCCATATGCGCTTCTTCCTTCAATGCTCTGATTTCAGCGTTTAACAATGAGTAATTTTCATTGGAAATTGACACCCAATTTGCCTCACCATCATCGTAAAAGTCTTCTACATTAAATTTTCCATAACCCACATTTTCCAGTCTTCTAGGAATATTAGATGAATGATCATCTGTACTATCTAATATCAGAATTTTCTCGGGCGCTGGTCTATTTTTATGCCTATTTTCATTGTCATTCACTAAGATgattgtattattatttgatcCGAACAGCGAATCAAGGTGCGGTggaaattcaaaatgaGAATTCACATCCAAGGATCCTGAAGTATTTCTTGACTGTTGAACAGAATTGTTGCATTCTTTACGCATTTGTATACCAGTATAATTATCTATATCTCGAGGTATATTAGCTTCAGAAAAACtttgttcttgttctttttcttgttcttgtccttgttcttgttcttgtcCTTGTCCTTGTCCTTGTCCTTGTTCTTGTACTTGTACTTGTTCGTGTACATGCTTTTGTTCTTTTGTTTGTAATTGTGGCACAggtttatataaactagTATACtcatttttctttccaGAAAATGAAGAGCTGTCTTGcaattttgaagtattattattttcatgtATTTCAGTTTTAGGCGTAGAATTTTCTATGCCATCAAAAGACCGTCTCAAAGATCTGAAGACTTTCTTAATCATAGAATTACGTTTGTCTGGTCTTTCTTGTGAACTTTTCTTGacctcaacatccctaGAATTGTTCTTACTTCTTGTAGAGAGCCTTTTTTCCGTCCTTCTTTGTTGCAGACGTTGGTCTCGCgtatttgtatttgaagGTGATATTTTATTCATGTAGACTTCTGGTATCGATATAATTTCTGACACATTTCTAGTTTTGGGtcttgaaattgaatcagTACTTTTGTTTTTAGCAATTTCTTGTCTATGTTCGTTTAGCTTTATTTCGTCAATTTGtgtaaaaatatttgcaCAATAATTTATGTCATAGGCATATCCTTGAGTAagcatttttgaaatattactAAATGTGTTAAATAATAGACTAAAATTCTTAACTATTACTTCTTTCAAGCAAACTTGTAAAtcattagaagaaataatttcgTTCAATTCAAATGTTTCAGCTCTATTAAAACCAACCatatgaatttgatgatcattaataaaagaTGCATTTAATACAAAATGAACagtttgattttcttcaaaatatttcttcgGATCATGAATCGATAAATTCAAGTACAATGCCATAGGAGATTTACAACTTTCTTCCTGATATGCAGATAGTTCTTGGGCAATAGAATAAATATGTAGTTTCGGATCGTTTGATCTAAACAAATGGAATGGTTTCCTTTTATTTAGTActgttgatttatttattagCTCTATAATTTTGCATCCATCGACATTTCCCCTATCGCTCCCAtctaaaatttcataatttttaCTAATAGTACTATTTTCTGCATTATTGTTTTTGAATCCTGTCTTggaaatatttacaaattttaaaaattcttgaGTCTTTGAGGTGATAGGGGATACTCCTTTGTAAGTAGTTGTAATTACCTCATTTATGATGCACCAACAATTTACTTCCATTGTTGGTAACAGCTTCAAATTTGGTAATGGCTTATCATTCACTAGCGAATGCATTAAAATGTCAGAAACACAGAGATTCTTcattgattcattatttctCTCGTTATAATACGAATCATCCACAATAGTTAAAAATAGTATATGATCtgaaaatataatcaaGATATCCAAATCATAAAATGTATCGTTCAAGGGTTTAATGTTTCTCATTTCATAAATTCCAACAACTTTACGCGCCAACCACCCATATTGCAATTCGGGTGGCCAGTTAGACGCCAATTCTGTTAATATTTTTCCCGTTGGTGTAAAGACTCTTTGTCTGATATCTATCTTTGTTTGATTATTCTCCTCCTCAAATCCAAATGCATCAATAACATCGACGGCagaattgaaatacttCTCGATTGTAAAAAACTCGTTGCTTGgatcatcttcaaaattgcTCAATTTCgtcttttcaaaaatgattGAATCCTTCAACCTGACAAGTATCAACTTAAGTTTTGGCAATTCTAGTAGAGACCCAGCTACAATTGAGTCAATATCCCGTATGCCAAGATTCCCTTTGTTTATCATAGtgttttcaaatattttcttattatttttacTGTGAAATTTGGCTAAATTATCTCTAAAGTTCTTTAAATTTGCTTCATGCCTAATAAATGCTTTATAGAAATATGGCATTATCGTACCAACAGCTTTCATTATTTCAACATATCCAAAAGCCGATGCCTTTTTCAACGAATCATGCAATATACAGTTTATTCTAGTGATCTCATCTATTGTTGGAGGGAAAActtgattaatttttgtaattcCTGAAGATGATGTTGCAGCTAAAACGTGGATACGCAATGgaatgataaaattctgTAACAAGTTCACTAATCTCATTGTAAAATTCGTTTGAACAGTAAGTAACTCACTTataattgtatttattagTTCGTTGTTTTTTATCTGAGGCAGAATAGCATCTACTGGTACGGTATAAGAAAATTCCATAATCTCTGGTGAATACTCCAATAATGGATCAAATAGCTGCTCCAACTGAGACCCAATTAAGAACACTAATTTATTGTTCTCTTCGACTATTTTATCGCTTGTTTCTGAAGATGCATTATCATAAATCACATCTAAAACTGTAGATTGTATACAATGAGTTTGAAGTAAGCCTAATTCTAAGAGCTTCaatccaaatttttctgGTTTCTTCTCAGAAATCAATTGCATATTATTTGCTAAGCTACCCGCATAGGTTTCATCCCAGCTTTTGTTGACATAAAAATTTCCTGGACTATTTACAAGCTTGTTGTAGTTCTTCAAGTTAGTTATAGCTAAGCTTCTTCTAACGTTAGATTTCTGATAACTGGGCAATAAATTTTCACAACTTGGCCAGAATCTCGATCTGGCATCTAATACTAAATTGTCATAAGATGTAACGCCAAATTTACTAAAGGACGTAGTGTTTAACTTTCCCGTATGCGAGTTTTCGTAAACCATAATTATAACATTTCCGAACAAACTTTCATCGTATCCTTTAAAATATGCTGCCTTTGGGAATATAGCTAACCACTCTTCAATacttttttctttaaatttatatagcGTATCGGAAGTGCTAAACTGGCCTAATAATGGAGAAATTTGTATTCGTCCCACCTTGTCGTCATGTTTCCTACTTTCGCTTGCCTTTTCAAAATACGTCTTATCGTATTCTCCTGAGGCATATCGATGGTAGACACTCATCTCTTCTGTTCAAGAGTTAATTACTTCTCTATTAAGCCta
This is a stretch of genomic DNA from Debaryomyces hansenii CBS767 chromosome G complete sequence. It encodes these proteins:
- a CDS encoding DEHA2G10912p (similar to uniprot|P25559 Saccharomyces cerevisiae YCL016C DCC1 Subunit of a complex with Ctf8p and Ctf18p that shares some components with Replication Factor C required for sister chromatid cohesion), which codes for MASKSSYSTYQEIKSPTDHTYKLLQLTPDLLDYIKSNEHGELLLKSPPISKNHIVLVTDNKTWKMRQMNHSNSVLLLNNMKINKLNKTLEHIIPVEEPTNQLLGIANLAYEYELSKIPGYIEIGNLPTYDGNFEVANEIDSSRNVEALMNDSPISREEFYKEWYTLCGCEIEGKAVILSKEFITDGLQLLIPILITKDIDYKSDAFNINISDISKEMRQQNRLYTQEVTITILHKFCIKHHESSMFKLNNLAVAKWFGIQTLFSTNANLISPKDFLLKWKSSFPPFYNVPIDLSQMRGYYCRPLNEQIQFLNPSTLTPGDMSIRVKELFQIVKEWEYEEFLPFIEEFIPKGKKPESIVLKYAKKKRVGKNRFMICPR
- a CDS encoding DEHA2G10934p (similar to uniprot|P38921 Saccharomyces cerevisiae YNL003C PET8 S-adenosylmethionine transporter of the mitochondrial inner membrane), whose protein sequence is MDNSTFLISLISGGCAGTSTDLAFFPIDTLKTRLQAKGGFFANGGWNGIYKGLGSCVVASAPSASLFFVTYDYMKTQTKDKTSSPAVGHMISASCGEIAACLVRVPAEVIKQRTQAGIHGVGAKASSWSNFLYLLQNRSGEGLIRGLYRGWNTTILREIPFTIIQFPLYEWLKKKWAEYENDKLSLLKGATCGSIAGGIAAAVTTPLDVIKTRIMLNKERVSPIPLVRTMITEEGYKVFLNGIGPRTCWISAGGAIFLGCYELVHTTLTSYYSNKRKLQQ
- a CDS encoding DEHA2G10890p (similar to uniprot|P40693 Saccharomyces cerevisiae YNL002C RLP7 ribosome biogenesis protein), with protein sequence MAVLNSNPEILLRKRKNNDRKRLEKQEQARQRQLEQKKKNDQRSKKFVRAETLVSNYKSNELENKRIKHITKFEKQSQADKISQAKEDDESAKLLFIIRIPDHTKGLKVPSKARKVLHLLRLNRPNTGVFVKLTPATVPLLKLISPYIVAGKPSLNSIRKLFQKRACISVIDEETKEPRITKLDNNGVVEDKFGDDLGCICIEDLIHELATLGEHFKTVSNWILPFKLNAPVSGWGPQAKLAKLQYSNEHQRKISLAGDAKLNEIDIDQFIDEQN
- a CDS encoding DEHA2G10978p (similar to uniprot|P04173 Saccharomyces cerevisiae YCL018W LEU2 Beta-isopropylmalate dehydrogenase), giving the protein MSQPELKKSKVDISKTITVLPGDHVGEEVCNEAIKVLQAIEDATPYRNIKFNLQKHLIGGAAIDATGTPLPDESLEAAKNSDAVLLGAVGGPKWGTGSVRPEQGLLKIRKELNLYANLRPCNFASDSLLELSPLKSEIVKGTDFTVVRELVGGIYFGERQEQAESEDKQTAWDTEKYSTEEVTRITRMAAFMALQHNPPLPIWSLDKANVLASSRLWRTTVDKVMSEEFPQLTIQHQLIDSAAMILVQSPTKLNGIIITSNMFGDIISDEASVIPGSLGLLPSASLASLPDTNSAFGLYEPCHGSAPDLTENKVNPVATILSVAMMLRLSLDCVPEAEALEKAVGQVLDSGIRTGDLRGSSSTKEVGDAIAEAVKKVLNQSV
- a CDS encoding DEHA2G10956p (similar to uniprot|P25374 Saccharomyces cerevisiae YCL017C NFS1 Cysteine desulfurase involved in iron-sulfur cluster (Fe/S)biogenesis), with the protein product MLSKQLRGLSILRNNRARCSLINGVRQISSGNSPLSATTSDPSGVHTATIVEPPVVAPPSGSTITLKSATRDDSKFGTRPIYLDVQATTPTDPRVLDRMLEFYTGLYGNPHSSTHSYGWETDKEVEKARKYVADVINADPKEIIFTSGATESNNMAVKGVPRFYKNTKKHIITTQTEHKCVLDSARHMQDEGFEVTYLPVNEEGLISLDDLRKSIRKDTSLVSIMAVNNEIGVVQPLKEIGKICRENKIFFHTDAAQAYGKIDIDVNEMNIDLMSISSHKIYGPKGIGACYVRRRPRVRLDPIVTGGGQERGLRSGTLAPPLVAGFGEASRLMKEEMDYDQAYIHRLSEKLKAGLLAIPSTQFNGCLSNPDYQYPGCVNVSFAYIEGESLLMALKDIALSSGSACTSASLEPSYVLHALGADDALAHSSIRFGIGRFTTEAEVDYVIKAITERVEFLRKMSPLWEMVQEGIDLNSIEWSGH